In Nocardia sputorum, a single genomic region encodes these proteins:
- a CDS encoding epoxyqueuosine reductase: MSETNQESFGPRRLAQHPTVQRMAQRPRTTPDPVLSTAQLREICLAAGADDVGFVPVDDPRVAEELEHARGILPSARTFIAFCVRMNRDNLRSPQRSLANTEFNHADDETNEVSRRITRALQDAGYRAVYPAPGYPMEVDQFPGRVWVIAHKVVAQAAGLGVMGIHRNVIHPKFGNFILLGTVVTDAVVDEPSAALDFNPCLECKLCVSACPVGAITDDGGFDFQACYTHNYREFMGGFTDWAETIADSADRAEYRERVTTGESFSMWQSLSFKPNYKAGYCMAVCPAGEDVIGAFLDDRKGHLAEVVRPLQNKPEPVYVLPGSAAEEHVTRRFPAKTPKPVTNGFPDEVNTLLDQIGPRPRPRGASD; encoded by the coding sequence ATGTCGGAAACGAACCAGGAATCATTCGGGCCGCGACGGCTGGCGCAGCATCCGACCGTCCAGCGGATGGCGCAGCGGCCGCGGACCACGCCTGACCCGGTGCTGTCCACCGCTCAACTGCGCGAGATCTGTCTTGCCGCAGGCGCGGACGACGTGGGCTTCGTTCCGGTCGACGACCCGCGCGTGGCCGAAGAACTCGAGCACGCCCGCGGAATATTGCCCAGCGCACGAACATTCATCGCCTTCTGTGTGCGGATGAATCGCGATAATCTCCGCAGCCCCCAGCGCAGCCTGGCCAACACCGAGTTCAACCACGCCGACGACGAAACGAATGAGGTCTCCCGCCGGATCACGCGGGCGCTCCAGGACGCCGGCTATCGCGCCGTGTATCCGGCGCCGGGATATCCGATGGAGGTCGATCAGTTTCCCGGGCGCGTCTGGGTGATCGCGCACAAGGTGGTGGCGCAGGCGGCGGGCTTGGGCGTGATGGGCATCCACCGCAACGTCATTCATCCGAAGTTCGGCAACTTCATCCTGCTCGGCACCGTGGTGACCGATGCCGTGGTCGACGAGCCGAGTGCCGCGCTGGATTTCAACCCGTGTCTCGAGTGCAAGTTGTGCGTGTCCGCCTGCCCGGTCGGCGCGATCACCGACGACGGCGGGTTCGATTTCCAGGCGTGCTACACGCACAACTACCGGGAGTTCATGGGCGGCTTCACCGATTGGGCCGAAACCATCGCAGACAGCGCCGACCGTGCCGAGTATCGCGAACGGGTGACCACGGGTGAGTCGTTCTCGATGTGGCAGAGCCTGTCGTTCAAGCCGAACTACAAGGCCGGCTACTGCATGGCCGTGTGCCCGGCCGGTGAGGATGTGATCGGAGCTTTCCTCGACGACCGGAAGGGGCACTTGGCGGAGGTGGTGCGGCCGTTGCAGAACAAGCCGGAACCTGTCTACGTGCTGCCGGGCTCCGCCGCGGAGGAGCACGTCACACGCCGTTTTCCAGCCAAGACCCCGAAGCCGGTCACCAACGGCTTCCCGGACGAGGTGAACACGCTGCTCGATCAGATCGGCCCCCGGCCCCGCCCGCGCGGCGCCTCGGACTGA
- a CDS encoding PPOX class F420-dependent oxidoreductase, producing the protein MASLSDPEVREFLSHGTRTGKVAFVAADGSPMVTPVWFVLEGDALVFNTGKSSAKGKAFARDGRVSVCVDLEEPPYASVQLRGTVTLSEDPDELLRTATEIGGRYMGADRAEEFGKRNGVPGELVVRLRPDKVIAHFDATA; encoded by the coding sequence ATGGCCTCTCTCTCCGATCCAGAAGTGCGCGAGTTCCTCTCCCACGGCACCCGTACCGGCAAGGTGGCGTTCGTGGCCGCCGACGGCAGTCCGATGGTGACGCCGGTTTGGTTCGTCCTCGAGGGGGACGCACTGGTCTTCAACACCGGCAAGTCCAGCGCGAAGGGTAAGGCGTTCGCCAGGGACGGGCGCGTCTCGGTGTGCGTCGACCTGGAGGAGCCGCCTTACGCGTCGGTGCAGTTGCGGGGCACGGTCACGCTCTCGGAAGACCCCGATGAATTGTTGCGCACCGCCACCGAGATCGGCGGCCGTTATATGGGCGCGGACCGCGCCGAAGAGTTCGGCAAGCGCAATGGCGTCCCCGGCGAACTCGTCGTCCGCCTCCGGCCCGACAAGGTGATCGCCCACTTCGACGCCACCGCCTGA
- the cobM gene encoding precorrin-4 C(11)-methyltransferase produces the protein MTVHFIGAGPGAADLLTVRAVELLRASPVCLYAGTYLDPGVLAYCAPDAELVDTQHLDLDQITERLVRADRAGRDVARLCSGDPSLYSALTEQTRRLDAQGVAWDVTPGVPAYAAAAAVLGAELTVPELVQSVVLTRTQARSTAMPESEALANFAATGATLALHLAITRVRALAAELSADYGPDCPVAVVYRASQPEQLVLRGTLADIADQVEAAGLRQAAVILVGRALTPAVSCAESHLYDPARVRGS, from the coding sequence ATGACCGTGCATTTCATCGGGGCCGGGCCGGGGGCGGCCGATCTGCTGACGGTGCGCGCGGTCGAGCTGCTGCGCGCGTCGCCGGTGTGCCTGTACGCGGGGACCTATCTGGACCCGGGGGTGCTGGCGTACTGCGCACCGGACGCCGAGCTGGTCGATACCCAGCATCTGGACCTCGACCAGATCACCGAGCGTCTGGTGCGCGCGGATCGGGCGGGCCGGGACGTGGCTCGCCTGTGCTCGGGCGACCCGTCGCTGTATTCGGCGTTGACCGAGCAGACCCGCAGGCTCGACGCGCAGGGCGTGGCGTGGGATGTCACGCCGGGCGTGCCCGCCTATGCCGCCGCTGCCGCGGTGCTCGGTGCGGAGCTCACGGTGCCCGAACTGGTGCAATCGGTCGTGCTGACGCGCACGCAGGCCCGCTCCACCGCGATGCCCGAGTCCGAAGCGCTGGCGAACTTCGCCGCCACCGGCGCCACCCTCGCGCTGCACCTGGCCATCACCCGCGTCCGCGCGTTGGCCGCCGAACTGTCCGCCGACTACGGCCCGGACTGCCCGGTCGCCGTCGTCTACCGCGCCAGCCAGCCGGAGCAACTCGTCCTGCGCGGCACGCTGGCCGACATCGCCGACCAAGTGGAGGCCGCCGGACTGCGGCAGGCCGCGGTGATCCTGGTTGGCCGTGCGCTCACGCCTGCGGTGTCGTGCGCGGAATCGCACCTCTACGACCCGGCGCGCGTGCGCGGGTCCTGA